Part of the Capricornis sumatraensis isolate serow.1 chromosome 9, serow.2, whole genome shotgun sequence genome, actgaacaaacaaacaaggcGATACGTTAAGATGTAACTCTTATTTATTCCCAGGTTGAAGATGGGACAACTTATAAGCATTGGTCAGAATCTTAATCAGTGTCACCAGAAGGAACAGGCAAACCTGAATTAGTAATTAGGCACCCAGGCTGCAGAGCCTGAGGTTGTCAGCGCAAAAAGGGAGTGAAGCTATGGTGTGTGGGATGACAGTACCTTGATTGATGTGAAACTGACATTTGTGTAGGCTACAGAGGGTTAAGTAGTGGCAGTTTAATGTGGTTCATTGTAAGAATGATGATATTAATTGATAGTAGTAGTTAGGTTTCTATGGCACTTGCAGCATACTAAGTGTTCTGcatcctttctttgtttttgtttgtttgtttgtttggccccAGTgggcggcatgcgggatcttagttcctggattaGGGTGTGAACTTGTGCCCCCTTCACTGGGAGCttgaactcttaaccactggactgccagggaagtcctctgcatCTTTTCTGTTTAGCTACACCTCAGAACAACTCTCTGAGCTAAAGCCCACCACACCTTTTTCTCACGTATAAGAAATTTTGCTCAGGGAGGTTAAGCCGTTTTCAGCAAGGTTAAACAGTAGGTGAGGAGCAGACCTAGAAATTAGAATGACATGGGAGCCTAGGGTTTCTGTGTATAATGTGGATCCCTGGGGTTTTTCTCTGACATCTGAGTACTGAGATGCTAACACATAAATCATTTCATCTGagactttaaaaatctttccaggGTTCAAaagtggtggtccagtggctaagactccatgctcccagttcagggcacctgggttcgatccctggtcaaggacctaggtcccacatgctgaaactaaaagatgccaCATACCACAaggaaggacttcccaggtggtactggtggtaaagaacccacctgccaatgcaggagacacaggagaggcaggtttgatccctggcttgggaaaatcccctggaggaggaaatgacaacccactccagtattcttgcctggagaatcccattgacagaggagcctggcggcctactgtctatggggtcacaaagaattggcacacacacatgcagcaaGAAAATGCTGCGTGCAGCAAGAAAATGCtgcgtgcagcaactaagacccagcacagttgaataaataagtactttttttttttaagtgatggaatttgttctttttcaggcAGGTAATGCCTTTAGTACTCTACCCTGCTCTCAGACGTGtgaattatttttgtcattatcCTCATGTCACAAAAGATCAACCAAGAGTCAGCAAGGGCAGATCACTTTGCTCGGGAGTGGTACAGCTGGGATGCGAAGCTGGCTTCAGAGGCCATGCACCCCCAGTGCTGTGGCAAGGGGGTACCTGGATCTGAGCCCTGTCCCTGCCATGCCCCCCTATTTTTCTACAGATCATCGAGACTGAGCTGCGCTCCACCAAGCGCTGGGAGCTCACCGCTGAGGGTGAGGAGATTGCCCAGGAGGGCAGCCACGAGGCCCGGGTGTTTCGCAGCATCCCCCCAGAGGGCCTGCCCCAGAGTGAGCTCATGGTAGGAGCCTGAGGGGGCTGGGGCCTCAGGAGCTGTGTTGGGCTGACGGCAGCCCTCGTGCCCGTGCCCCCCTCACTGCAGCCTTGTTCCCCCAGCGACTGCCCAGTGGCAAGGTGGGCTTCAGCAAGGCGATGTCCAACAAGTGGATCCGGGTGGACAAGAGTGCTGCTGACGGGCCCCGGGTGTTCCGAGTGGTGAGTCCCTGCTGGAGGGCGGTGGGCCAGGTGGTGGGGCAGGTGGGCCCCTGGCCctcagggtctctcacacccACCCCTGTGGCAGGTGGACAGCGTGGAGGATGAGGTGCAGCGCCGGCTCCAGCTGGTCCGGGGTGGGCAGGCTGAGAAGCTGGGAGAAAAGGAGCGGAGTGAGCTCCGGAAGCGGAAGCTGCTGACTGAAGTGTGAGTGGGTGCCACCCCCAGGCTCACACCTGGGTCACTTGCCTGGCCCTGGAgttggggaggggacagggaggcGTTCTGCCCATACTGGGCCGGTGTGCTATCgggctcctccccgcccccctttACACTGGGGTGGTCAAGTGCACTTGCCACACTCATGCCCCGACAGGGCCTTTACCTGTGCTCTGCTTCTGCCCAGAAAGATCCTCTCACTGTTCTTCAAGGCAAGTTCTGACATCATATCTCTGTTCACATGTTAGCTTAGAGAGGCCACCACCCTAACACGCTTTCCTCCCTTTGACTTCTATAAAAGTTCCACACTCCTGGTCTCCAGCCCTTTTGCCCTCCCTGTTTACTTCCTCTACAGTCCTAAGCACTGcctgaaatttaaatatttgtttatttactggtttttggctgtgccccacagcatgtgggatctcacctccccaaccaggaaccagagccatgccccctgcattggaagaatggagtcgtaaccactggatggccagggaagtgcCAGCACTGTCTGGACTTGATTGGGCTCGGGGCTCTGCTGTCACAGGGCTGATGTCTCCTCAAGCAGATGGAGCAGTTACAAGAACGCAGACTGGAGTGGGGCTGCCCGGTTcacctcccagctctgccatATGTTAGCTCTGTGATCTTGACTGAGTTACCTGATCTTTCCAGGCCTCTGTTTATACATATGTGAAGTGGTCCCTTTTCACACATGGTTATGGGATGACTTTATAGAACAGAACCTAGTGTAGAATCAAGCTCTCTAAACTTGATCTGTGGGGGGACTTACCTGGCGGTGCAGTGCTTAAGATTCccaagcttccagtgcaggaggcatgggtttgatccctggtcagggaacttagatTCCGATGCCATGCAGCAAGgcaaaaaaagtttttgttttaatttttcatttttagaaagggcttccctggtggctcagctggtaaaaaatccacctgcagagtgggagacctgggttcgatcccagggttataggaagatcccctggagaaggaaatggcaacccactccagtactcttgtgtggaaaatcccatggactgaggagcctggtaggctacagtccatggggttgcaaagagtcagacatgactgagcgacttcaccttccctggtggtctttgcttaagaatccatgcttccacTATAGGGGGCATGAATTCCATCCCCGGTCGGGTAACTAAGATACCCCATGCCACACGGTACAgccagaaaattaataaataggcTCATTTGACCTATTATTATCACTCATAGCTTTATGGTTAGTGCCTTGAACAggccctggcacacagtagggtctcaataagtgtttgttgaatgagtacGTGCATGAACATAGGGATGTAGGTGGGGCTAAATAAGGGTTTCAGGAGACGGTAAGTGTTGGAGAAAATGGCAGCAGAGTTGCTTGGCAGGTGAAGTGGGGGTCAGCATCAGTTGGGGGGGTCAAGAGAAGCAAAGGAGGTAACAGTGATGTCCACTGGCCTCAGGACCCTGAAGACTTACTGGGTGAGCAAAGGTAGTGCCTTCAGCACCAGCATCTCCAAGCAGGAAACAGAGCTGAGCCCAGAGATGATCTCCAGGTAGGGGGCAGCCCCAGGGTTGGGGACTGGTTGGGGGAGGGTGGTAGGCAGCCCCCACCATGCCCACGTACCCTGCACTGTGCCCCTCCATAGCGGCTCCTGGCGGGACCGGCCCTTCAAACCCTACAATTTCTCGGCCCACGGCGTCCTCCCCGACAGCGGCCACCTGCACCCGCTGCTCAAGGTCCGCTCCCAGTTCCGACAGATCTTCCTGGAGATGGGGTGAGCACGGGCCCAGGGGCGGGGCTAGCCCAGGCCCGGGGCACAGGCAGGGCAGTCAGGCTGCGTCTCCCACCAGGTTCACCGAGATGCCGACTGACAACTACATTGAGAGCTCCTTCTGGAACTTTGACGCACTCTTCCAGCCCCAGCAGCACCCGGCACGCGACCAGCATGACACCTTCTTCCTGCGAGGTGGGTGCACCCTGCTGCTCCATGCCACCCGAGGGGCCGGGCCTAGGCAGAGCCTTTCGGGGTAACCTACCATCTTACAGGATAAACTCCATCCTTCTCAGGGTGGCCAGCAAAGCCTGTGTGAGCTACTGTCGTCAGCTTCTGTGATCTTCCACCTCCCCTCCTCTCACCTCAGGGTCTTTGCTCTGCGTTCTGCCGAGAAGTATCTTCTCCCAGGTCTTCATGGCCACCTCTGGAATCATATCTCTGCTCACATGTCATCTCAGAGAGGCCCCCGCCGACATGCCCTTGTCCCCCCAggtccccttttttttttttggctgcaccaggttttttttttttttttaagtattcatttggctgtgttggggtttagttgtgacatgtgggatcttcagtttttttgcagcatgttggatctagttccctgacctgggattgaacccaggccccctgcactggaagcacaaagtcttagccactggaccacctgggaaatccctgcatcaggtcttagttgtagcacatgggatcttcactgtggcatgcaggatatagttccctgaccagggatcgaacccgggcctcctacattaggagtgtggagtcctaactactggaccaccagggaagttcccctccCCAGCCAAGCTCTAAAAAGCTTCTCACTGCTAGTCTTCaagtttaatttccatttcttttttccacagTCCTCAGTGCTCTCTAAATTGCATGACTTTTCAGAATAGTCATTGTCTCCACACCACCAGGCGAGCAGACAAGGCTGTTGTGTGCCTGTTATCCAGCCAGGAGCAAAATGTCATTATCATCGTCACGGCATCCAGAACTTACCAAGGACATCCataatggcccagtggttaaagtTTCcagacttccactgcagggggtgtgggttcaatccctggtcagggaagttgcAACAGCCAGAAAAACTATCCAAAACAAAACTTACTGGGCTGCCACTCGCCTAATCTGCCTACCAACTACAGGAAGTAGACTGTCAGCcccttttgcagatgaggaagtggGCCCAGAGAGGAGACatcacttgcccagggtcacagctTGTAAGAGGTGGAGCTGGGAATGGATGTGTGCCTTTTTGGGtataataaaattgtatttcagGAAGGGAATCGTAAGAACTTGCATACTCATGTGCCATAGGGTCACTGAGCTCCTGTGACTTCTCTGTTAAACCTCTGGATCACAGCCACAAATGAGACAGAAGTCCTTGCCCTGAGACCCTCATGTCCTCGTTGGGCAAGATGTACCTTAAATCCTGAGtaaggaaatggcagtctactccagtgttcttgcctggaaaagaatcagacatgacttagtgaccaaacaacaacaagctGTAAACATGGCGATGCAAGATGGCAGTAAATGAGATGGAGGAACTGACATTGTGTTGGGGGTGTACACGGTCAATTTAAAGACTGCTAGGATTTGGACTTCTTTGGAAGTCTGTTGGTTAAGACTTTGTACACTGtccagggggcatgagttcaatccctggtagaggaactaagatctcatatgttGTACAGCATGaccaaaaattgttttttaaagtctGCTTAAGCAAACAtagaaggaggtgagggaggaggcTACATCTGTGGAAGGAAAGTTCCAGGCAAAGGGAAtggccagtgcaaaggccctgaggctggcaCATGCCCGGTGTGCTTACAGATtggcagggaagccctgtggctcGAAGAAATGATCAGTTAGGAGTGGGaggagggaattctctggtggttcagtggttcgcactccatgctttcactgccagggacatgggttcagtacCCGAGTTGGAGAACTAAGTCCCACAAGCCCTGCAgcatagccagaaaaaaaaaggggaggcAGCAGGACCGGGGGAGGTTCTGGCAGAGGAGGGGTGTGAGTGACTGCCTCAGGTGTTCCCAGGTGCCCTCCAGCAGTTACAGAGGGCAAGCGAGGGAGCTGCCTAAGTCACTGTCTGTTTCCCTTGTGGTGGCTCTTTGAGTAAtgctcattatttatttatttggctgcaccaggttttaACTGCGGTATGTAGGATTTttagttgcggcaggtgggatttagttccctgaccagggatcaaacccaggccccctgtgcaTTGGGAACTcggaatcttaaccattggaccatcaaaGGAAGTCCCAAGAAATGCTCCTTGACTGACCAGATGTTGCTCTGTCCTGCCCAGATCCAGCCCAGGCCCAGCAACTCCCAATGGACTATGTCCACCGCGTGAAGCGGACCCACTCTCAGGGTGGCTATGGCTCACAGGGGTAAGTGAGGACCAGGACTTTGGGTGGGGAAGAGGCTGGGGACTGAGAGCTGCATCATGGACTTCCTTGCATGTCCCCCTGAAGGTACAAATACAACTGGAAACTGGACGAGGCTCGGAAAAACCTGCTGCGCACACACACCACAGCAGCCAGCGCCCGTGCCCTCTACCGCCTGGCCCAGAAGGTGTGGCCAGGCTCCGGCAGCAttggagggaggggctgggctgtCATACTGACCTCCTCACCCATGCCCGGGCCTGGCCTGCCTGTCACCCCCAGAAACCCTTCACTCCGGCCAAATACTTCTCCATCGATCGAGTGTTCCGGAATGAGACCCTGGATGCCACTCACCTGGCCGAGTTCCACCAGATTGAGGGCGTCGTGGCTGACCACGGCCTCACGCTGGGCCACCTCATGGGTGTCCTGCGGGAGTTCTTCACCAAGCTGGGTGAGCAGGCGGGCCAGAGTGGACAGTGTTGGTGGGTAACAGGAAGACGCCTTGGTCATCAGCCCGATTCTCCCCGCAACTCTGTTTGCCTGCCTCCCCACCAGGTATCACCCAGCTGCGTTTCAAGCCGGCTTACAACCCCTACACCGAGCCCAGCATGGAAATATTCAGCTACCACCAAGGTCAGGTGGAACCCAGtactggggcagggagggaggtctCAGGCTGCCCACAGCTCAGCCCAGCTTCCTGTTCCTGAGCACCCCACCTCCTGAGCTCATTGCCATGCCCAGTATCACCCACGCAAGCCGCCCCATCGTTTTCCTGCCTCCACAGGTCTGAAGAAGTGGGTGGAGGTAGGAAACTCTGGGATCTTCCGCCCTGAGATGTTGCTGCCCATGGGGCTCCCTGAGAATGTGTCGGTCATTGCCTGGGGTCTCTCGTTGGAGCGGTGAGTACCTAAGCCATGTAGGGTGTTGGCTGCCTCACTCGGGTGACTTGTCAGGCATGGGGGCCTGTAGACTTGCAGCCCCCtccattgattcattcatttgagAAATCCTTAGTGAGCACCTGCTGTATGCCCATTCTGTGCTATGATTACAACACACATCTCTGCTCTATGAAGCTGGGGTGCTAATGGACCAAGGAGGATGAGAAttgataagataaataagtacattcAACAAACCAAGCTTAGAGTATGTCCAAAAGCAgtgttatggggcttccctggtggctcagtggtaacgaatccgcctgccagtgcaagagatatgggagactcagattcaatccctgggtcaggacgatcccctggagaaggaagtggcaacccactccactattcttgcctgggaaatcgcacgggtagaggagcctggcgggctacagtccatggggtcacaaaagggtcgaACCTGATTGAGCAACCAAACAATCACAACCTCAGAAGTAATGTTAGAGCAGAAACACAGCAGGGAGAGCTAAGatgtcagggaaggcctctcggaggaggtgacatctgagcaATGCATGGAGGTGGCTGAATTGGTAAGCTATGAAGATATCTGGGGAAGGGtggtccaggcagagggaataaccagtgcaaaggctctgaggcTGGAGCAGGCTTGCTGTATATGGAGAACATTGAGGAGGCCTTTGTGActggtgggaggagggagtgaGTGAAGGGGGAGAGTGGGAAGAGATAGGGGTGAGGGAGGTGACAGGGCAGATGGTGTGGGGCCTTTTGAGCCCAAGGGAGGGCTGGGGCTTTTACTTCTGGGAAGGTAGCAAGAGAGGTTGTGATCAGAAGAGAGCATGACCTGACCTTGTATTAAACCCTGTCCCTGCCCCCCTCCAAGCCCGACGATGATCAAATATGGCATCAACAATATCCGGGAGCTGGTGGGCCACAAGGTGAACCTTCAGATGGTGTACGACAGTCCCCTGTGCCGCCTGGACGCTGAACGGGGGCCCCCTTCGACTCAAGAGGCTGCGTGACATGAGCTGCCCCCCATAGGCCACCTTCCCCAAGACCTTGCTGCCCCCTTGCATCCCTGCCGGTGACTCCCTTGTATTTACGAGGCCTCTGTGAGGCCCATCCCCCTGCCCCAGTATCTCCTCTTTCTGATCAGCCCCAGGGTCCTGGGGTCAGGGGAGTGGATAGCAGGTTCATTCTGTTGTCCACCTGTGAGGGTGGGCCTTGGGGAGCCCTGCAGGCCAGCTGTTGGCTAATAAAGTGGGCACATGCCCTCATCTGGTGCCTTTCCTTAGGGGTGGAAGGTGCTGGAGCCCCGGGTGTAAGACATGATGAGTTGGAGGTCTTGGATCTTGGGGACCTCCTTGGCCAGCCTGAGCCATATCCCTGTCAGGGAAGACTGGCTCCATCAAGCATTCACCAGTTTGCTTCCTGGTGCCAGGTCTCTTCTAGGTGAAGGGAATAACCCCTACCCGCTGTGGAAGCGGGGGAGGCCAGGGAGGTGTTGGGTCCCTGGGAGCCAGGATTCCCACCAATTGGGAATCAGGCATTGGTGGGATGAGGTGGATagccttctttatttatttttggctgtgctgggtcttcattgtggcctgagggtttagttgccccagggcatgtaggatccctgaccagggattgaacctaggtcccctgcattggaaggcagattcttaaccactagaccacaagggaagtcccaaggtgagcctttaaaactgcttttttttgttattgttaaagAGCAGTTtagttttaggttcatagcaaaattaAGTGACaggtacagagatttctcaaACCCCTTGCATTGATGCATCATAATCACCCACGGTCCATAGTTGACATTTTGGTTGACTCCCCATGTTGTATGTGGCTTTGGATAAATGTATGAtgacatgtgggcttccctggtggcttattggtaaagaatccattttcttgccaatgcaggaatgcaggttcaatccttgggtcgggaagatcccctggaggaggaaatggcaacccactccagtattcttgcctggagaaatctggAGAGGAGCCTTgccggctacagtccagagggtcacagggtcagacacgatagtgactgagcacaaacgCATGATGACCTATATTATGATATCCTAATGTTTCATaaatttcactgccctaaaagtccCCTGTGCTACACGAATTCATCCCTTTGTCCTCCCCCTAAAAagctactcttaaaaaaaaaaaatctcataaggATTTCAAATGAGTCCAGAATAGAAACATGAGTGAATAGGATAAAGTTCCAGGAGCCTACTACTCACACTGACTAGTGAGCACACCTGTTtctgtgaaaatatttcaaagcaaaccccaggacttccctggtggtccaggggttaagacttaaagcttccagtgcaggaggtgcaggttagatccctagttagggaactaagatcctatgtgcA contains:
- the FARSA gene encoding phenylalanine--tRNA ligase alpha subunit, with the protein product MADGPVAEVLLRRLEAADGGLDSAELATELGVEHQTVVGAVKSLQALGQIIETELRSTKRWELTAEGEEIAQEGSHEARVFRSIPPEGLPQSELMRLPSGKVGFSKAMSNKWIRVDKSAADGPRVFRVVDSVEDEVQRRLQLVRGGQAEKLGEKERSELRKRKLLTEVTLKTYWVSKGSAFSTSISKQETELSPEMISSGSWRDRPFKPYNFSAHGVLPDSGHLHPLLKVRSQFRQIFLEMGFTEMPTDNYIESSFWNFDALFQPQQHPARDQHDTFFLRDPAQAQQLPMDYVHRVKRTHSQGGYGSQGYKYNWKLDEARKNLLRTHTTAASARALYRLAQKKPFTPAKYFSIDRVFRNETLDATHLAEFHQIEGVVADHGLTLGHLMGVLREFFTKLGITQLRFKPAYNPYTEPSMEIFSYHQGLKKWVEVGNSGIFRPEMLLPMGLPENVSVIAWGLSLERPTMIKYGINNIRELVGHKVNLQMVYDSPLCRLDAERGPPSTQEAA